From a single Clostridium isatidis genomic region:
- a CDS encoding S8 family peptidase produces the protein MIQTNCSLFFDPSVGNYLIEYRGPFLEEMAKIDYACGIPITEAFAVIAVNENDINRLLIDVPSIVYIDIRTMLVLQEISPSYVDNINNIKLNPYLDVSGRGVVVGIIDTGINYLNPEFMREDGTSRIITLWDQTISSNDFQDNYNMYMGKVFTNDQINLAIQASRNNEDPYAIVPSIDDVGHGTKVASIIGARGEDPDLQGVANGCDFVIVKLFQSTNFRQKILENNMTPPPVYNMSELFTAIEFLKNEFLRLNRPMVIYIGVGTTFGSHDGANLISRYILNLMNYGHLCIVIGTGNEGNAQGHVSGFIPGVNEISTQEFRISRELRNFSFSIWLQSPNRASINITSPTGESSGIIISQTGKVLTYNYVFTNTSVRISYFTPEHFTGNELINVEFTRIKPGIWRVDLIGYYIVSGRYDIWMPPSNTLPPGVEFLTPNPENTLLVPSTTMNMLSVAYLGVNNSITPTSGKGFNVNGFINPAIATTGVDILASDVNGNESTLSGASAASAIIAGACALLFEWGIIKGNDRSMSTIKIRSYLIYGSTRNPNFTYPNVDIGYGEFNLLGTFNFIARIFTNLFRESNEFNNSKIDKLKEFYKLPKKDGDKIE, from the coding sequence ATGATACAGACAAATTGCAGTTTATTTTTTGATCCATCCGTTGGAAACTATTTAATTGAATATAGAGGCCCTTTTCTTGAAGAAATGGCAAAAATTGATTATGCTTGTGGTATACCAATTACTGAAGCATTTGCTGTTATTGCTGTAAATGAAAATGATATAAATCGATTATTAATAGATGTACCTTCAATAGTATATATAGATATTCGTACAATGCTGGTACTTCAAGAAATTTCTCCTTCTTATGTAGATAATATTAATAATATTAAGTTAAATCCTTATTTAGATGTTAGTGGAAGAGGTGTAGTTGTAGGTATTATAGATACTGGAATAAACTATTTAAACCCTGAATTTATGCGGGAAGATGGTACATCTAGAATAATTACACTCTGGGATCAAACTATAAGCTCTAATGATTTCCAAGATAATTATAATATGTATATGGGTAAAGTATTTACAAATGATCAAATTAATTTAGCAATTCAAGCTAGCAGAAATAATGAGGATCCTTATGCAATTGTTCCTTCAATCGATGATGTTGGACATGGGACTAAAGTTGCAAGTATTATAGGGGCTAGAGGTGAAGATCCAGATTTGCAAGGAGTTGCTAATGGATGTGACTTTGTAATAGTTAAGCTATTTCAGTCTACTAACTTTCGACAGAAAATTCTTGAAAATAATATGACTCCTCCTCCTGTATATAACATGTCAGAACTATTCACTGCTATTGAGTTTCTTAAAAATGAGTTTCTTAGACTTAATAGACCTATGGTTATCTATATTGGCGTCGGTACGACCTTTGGTAGTCACGATGGAGCTAATTTAATATCTAGATATATACTAAATTTAATGAATTATGGCCACTTATGCATAGTAATTGGTACTGGAAATGAAGGTAATGCTCAAGGACATGTTTCAGGATTTATACCAGGAGTAAATGAAATATCTACTCAAGAATTTAGAATTTCTAGGGAATTAAGAAATTTTTCCTTTAGTATATGGCTTCAAAGTCCTAACAGAGCCTCAATAAATATTACATCTCCTACTGGAGAATCTAGTGGAATTATAATTTCACAAACTGGTAAAGTACTAACATATAACTATGTATTCACTAATACTTCAGTTAGAATAAGTTATTTTACCCCTGAACACTTTACAGGTAATGAACTTATTAATGTAGAGTTCACAAGAATTAAACCAGGTATTTGGAGAGTTGATCTTATTGGTTACTATATAGTAAGCGGAAGATATGATATTTGGATGCCACCAAGCAACACTCTGCCTCCTGGTGTAGAATTTTTGACTCCTAACCCAGAAAACACTTTACTTGTTCCTTCTACCACAATGAATATGTTAAGTGTAGCCTATTTAGGTGTCAATAATTCAATTACCCCTACTTCTGGTAAAGGCTTTAATGTTAATGGATTTATTAATCCAGCTATTGCTACTACTGGTGTAGACATATTAGCTTCCGATGTTAACGGTAATGAAAGTACTTTATCTGGCGCTTCCGCTGCCTCTGCTATTATTGCTGGTGCTTGTGCCCTTCTTTTTGAATGGGGGATTATAAAGGGTAATGATAGGTCTATGTCTACTATAAAAATTAGAAGCTACTTAATTTATGGTTCTACTAGAAATCCTAATTTTACATATCCAAATGTAGATATTGGATATGGAGAATTTAATTTACTAGGAACCTTTAACTTTATTGCTAGGATTTTTACTAATCTTTTTAGAGAATCTAATGAATTTAACAATTCAAAAATTGATAAGCTTAAAGAATTTTATAAACTCCCCAAAAAGGATGGTGATAAAATTGAATAG
- a CDS encoding galactose ABC transporter substrate-binding protein: protein MVKRILIINFCISLFLFLCVRNIKVNAQPNGEIVKAAVFFYDEDNAYNIALKENLINLVNNSYKDIELLFYDGKENQELQNNQLNEALKNDVDIIFMNIVDTNKTDNIVDKVKGYNIPLIFFAREPKSFDAIKSYGKSIFIGTDDCELGFVEADMILNQIKNKKLIDRNHNGKLDYILLRGNKESIESSLRSRCTLEKMKSNLEINELYSGNFNWDRKIVKDYLSPLLLLRLQDIDIIISNNDEMALGAIDALQEFGYNLGDEKKYIPVFGIDGIPEARELMQKGIMEGTVIQDSKIMADAIRIIGLNMYQEKNPLEDTDYTFDESGVAIRIPNGGYVLRTEN from the coding sequence ATGGTGAAAAGAATATTAATAATTAATTTTTGTATTTCATTATTTTTATTCTTATGTGTAAGAAATATAAAAGTTAATGCACAACCAAATGGGGAAATAGTAAAAGCAGCGGTATTCTTTTATGATGAAGATAATGCTTATAATATTGCTCTAAAAGAAAATTTAATTAATCTTGTGAATAACAGTTATAAGGATATAGAATTGCTTTTTTATGATGGTAAAGAAAATCAAGAGCTTCAAAATAATCAATTGAATGAGGCTTTAAAAAATGATGTAGATATAATATTTATGAATATAGTTGATACAAATAAAACGGATAATATTGTTGATAAGGTTAAAGGATATAATATTCCGCTTATATTTTTTGCTAGAGAGCCTAAATCCTTTGACGCAATTAAATCCTATGGAAAATCCATCTTTATTGGTACTGATGATTGTGAATTAGGTTTTGTTGAGGCAGATATGATATTAAATCAGATTAAGAATAAAAAATTAATAGATAGAAATCACAATGGTAAGCTAGATTATATTTTGCTTAGAGGAAATAAGGAAAGTATAGAATCAAGTTTAAGAAGCCGCTGCACCTTGGAAAAAATGAAAAGTAACCTTGAAATTAATGAGCTTTATTCTGGCAATTTTAATTGGGATAGGAAAATAGTAAAAGATTATTTATCTCCATTACTTTTGCTAAGACTTCAAGATATAGACATAATAATTTCAAATAATGATGAAATGGCACTTGGAGCAATTGATGCCCTTCAGGAATTTGGCTATAACTTAGGTGATGAAAAAAAGTATATACCTGTATTTGGGATAGATGGAATTCCTGAAGCTAGAGAACTAATGCAAAAGGGAATAATGGAGGGAACAGTAATTCAAGATTCTAAAATAATGGCGGATGCAATTCGTATAATTGGACTTAATATGTATCAGGAAAAGAATCCTTTAGAGGATACAGATTATACTTTTGATGAAAGCGGGGTTGCCATAAGAATACCAAACGGAGGATATGTTTTAAGAACAGAAAATTAA